The Bacillus carboniphilus genome contains a region encoding:
- a CDS encoding response regulator has product MRKILIVDDQYGIRILLNEVFHKEGYQTFQAASGYEALEIVEKHSPDLVLLDMKIPGMDGIEILKRLKVINNDILVIIMTAYGELDMIQEAKDLGAITHFAKPFDIDEIRNSVKEYIPLSSNQ; this is encoded by the coding sequence AGAAAAATATTAATTGTCGATGACCAATACGGCATCCGAATATTATTAAATGAAGTGTTCCATAAAGAAGGGTATCAAACATTTCAAGCTGCAAGTGGGTATGAAGCGCTTGAAATTGTTGAAAAACATTCACCTGATTTAGTTTTACTTGATATGAAAATACCTGGAATGGATGGAATCGAAATTTTAAAACGATTGAAAGTAATTAATAACGATATATTAGTCATTATCATGACCGCTTATGGTGAACTTGATATGATTCAAGAAGCCAAAGATTTAGGAGCGATCACTCACTTTGCAAAACCATTCGACATTGATGAGATTAGAAATTCAGTCAAAGAATACATTCCGCTTTCATCAAATCAATAA